The Amycolatopsis coloradensis sequence TGTCATGTGGCTGACTTCGGCTGGGCTCGCGGACGTCGCACCGAGGGTGCTCTCGGTGCATGGGATGCCGGGAGTCGGCAAGACCGCCTTCGCGGTACGCGTCGCGCAACGTGTGCGATCGCGGTTCGAGGGAGGGCAGTTCTACGCATGCTTGGGTACGAGTGGCGATGGAGCGAGAGATCCAGCGGACGTACTGAACGGCTTTCTCATGGCGGCCGGTTTCCCCGCGGAGCGACTACCTGCCGATCGTGAAGACAAGGCAGCACTCTTTCGCACTTGGACTTCGATGAAGCGGGTCCTCGTCGTGCTCGACGACGTCGGTTCCGCGGAGCAGATACGGCCACTGATGCCCGCGGGGCCGCGTTGTGCGGTAGTAGTTACCACCCGGCGTGGCATCCACCCGGCGACGGGATCCCGCTTGGTCTGTCTCGATCCACTCGAGCCGTCCGAGAGTACCGGGCTGCTGTCCGCGATGATCGGCACGGAACGGATCGCAGGCGAACGCGAGCAGGTGGACCGGATAGTCCAGCTGTGCGGCGGACTGCCTCTGGCCGTTCGCGCGGTCGGTGCCCAGCTCCGTTCCGTGTCCGGATGGCCCATCGGAACCGTGCTCCACCAGCTCGAAAACGGTGCACGCCGGCTCGACGCGTTGTCCTTCCACGATCTGGACGTGCGCGGGCGGATAGCCGGCAGTTACCACGTCATACCGAGACCGGCACAACTCGCGCTCCAGAAGTTCGCCACCCTCGGTAAGACCACGTTGACCCAAGCCGAGGCGACCTCACTGCTCGGCTACGACCGGCTGGAGAGCGGCAGGATTCTGCTCACCCTCGTCGATCACGGACTTCTCCGGATATCCGGAGAAGCGGATTCGACGGTGAGCTACGAGCTTCATCCACTGATCCGCTGCTACGCCGAAGAAATCGTCGCCGACCGGACTCAGCGGCATCCGGTGATTCGGCGGCACCGGCCGCGATTCTGTGCTCGCCGGCCCCGAACCATCATGCGGTCGCGGCGACGTCGGCCCGGCTGAGTGCCGGGCCGACGTCGGTTCAGGCCATCAGGCAGAGTTCCTCCCGCGCGCTCAGCCTACGGCCGATCGCACGTAGGCTGGGAAGGAAACGGTACTGGGTATGACCGATCCGCTCGTCGAACGCCGTCACGTCGATAAGCCACAGTTCGGCCAGATCCTCCAGCAACGACTCGGCATGTTGCTCTTCCACCTCCAGCATCCTGGCCGCAAGAGCCACCGAGACGCTTGGGTTATCGAGCTTCGCCAGCTTGCGAAAGGCGTCCTGCGCGCCCGGACGAGCCAGCGAGTAGCTCCGTTCGACGCTGGCCCGCAGGCCGAGGATGTCGGTATCGACCGAAGGGTCGTCGATCGCGGCACTGAGCCGGTGGACCGATCTGGCGATCGCCCAGTGCTGCCGGACTTGCAACTGGCCGGCGGCCCAATGCAGTGCGAGCGGGAGCCCATCGCACAGCTTCACCAGTTCCCTGGCCGCCCGATCATTTTTGGCAACCCGGTCACTGCCGAGAACTCCGGTCAGCAGCTGAATTCCTTCAGGCTCGGTGAGCGGAAGCAGTTCGACGGTCATACTCGTAGCCGCGACGAAAAGACGGCGCCGAGTGGTCACGAGTACTCCGCATTCCGCGCTCGACGGAAGCAACGGCAGCAACTGCTCGGCACTGACCGCGTCGTCCAGCGCGAGAAGAACCCGGTGTTCCGTGGTCCAGGTACGGAACATCCTGCTGCGCTCGTCCGTCGACGCCGGGATCCGTTCGTCGGTCACCCCGGCCGCGCGCAAGAAGCCGGCGAGCACCTCACCCGGTTCGACCGGGCTCCCGTCGTCGTCGAGCAGCTTGGCGTAGAACTGCCCATCCGGGTACCTGTCCACGACTTGATGCGCGACGTGGTTGCACAGCGCCGTCTTGCCGACCCCGGGAGGACCGACGATGACAACCACCGTCGCCGCCCGGCCACGACCAGTGCACAACGCCTCGAGAGCCGCTGTGCTCTCGGCTCGCCTGCCGATGAGAACCGTACCGTCGGGTGGGAGCTGCCGTGGTGGTCTCGACCGGCGAGTGACAACCGTGCCAGGGCCGGGCGTCGGCGGTGACAGGCTCTGATCCGCACTCAGTACGGCCCGCTGCAAACGTTGCAGTGAATCGGTGGGATCCAAGCCGAGTTCGGTTGCCAAAGCGTCCCTGGTGCGGTGGTACACGTGGAGCGCCTCGGCCTGCCTTCCCGCTCGATAGAGAGCCAGCATCAGTTTCGCCTGGAACCCCTCGTGGGTGGGATACTGTGCCCCCAGCATGGTGAGCTCACCGAGCAGCTCGTTGTGCTTGCCCAGCTGGAGATCCACCTCGATCCGCTGTTCAAGGACGCCTTTGCGGAGTTCTTCCAGGCGTCGTATCTCCGCATCCAGGACCGGTCCCGTGCTGACGTCGGCGAGCGCAGGACCACGCCACAGCCGTAGCGCTTCCTCCAGCGTCTTGGACGCGGTCTCGACCGTCCCCGATTCCAGTTCGCCTCGGCTGCGCTTCGCCAGTTGCTCGAACAAGCGCGAGTCAAGCGAATTCGACGGCAGCGCGAGGACATAGCCATTGGCCAGCGTGTGCAACGCGGCGCCGTCGGCACCGGCCGGCCGGGACGAGCGCACGCCTTCGGCCGGTGACAGTTGTAGCAACTTACGCAGTTGGTAGATGTAGGTTTGCAGTGTCGTGGCGGCGCTCGCTGTCGGCCTGTCCTCCCAGAGCTCGTCGATGATCTGATTGGTCCGGACGAGATTGTTGGCCTGTAGTGCCAGAAGACTGAACATCCGCCGAAGTTTCGGCGCGGACGGAGTGATCACCACTCCCTCGCGGAAGACTTCGAGCGGGCCCAGCAGATTGACCTCCATCGTCAGCACGCTCCCCCAGTTGTCAGTGACTCGATGGCCCGTACCCGAAGCACGGATACCGATTCTTTCAAGCGTCCTTGTGAGTCCCTTCAATCTATCGGGCGGTACGACTCCCGCCCTTGAAGATCGGTGGTGGCTTACTAAAGCGATCCTGATGCGGTTAACAGCCCACCAAAGCCGCGTTCAAAGCTGCCGCCGACCATGGCAGACGACGCGTTGACCTGGACTTATCGGCCGGACGACACAGACCGCGACGACTCTTCCGGAGTCAGCCGGAGCCGATCTGTGCAAGCAAGGGTCATCCGATCGATGTAGCCAGGTTCTCGCGCCACAAGACTTTCTGTAGTGAATCGGACGACCGAAGGCCGATGTCCGTACCTGGAGACGCGCCTAGCGTTGACGGCACGAGACACGTCGGAGGAGGGGAATCGTTGTGTCGTCAGCCCGCACACCACGAATAGCGGTCGTCGGTTCTGGGCCCGCGGGGGTGTTCACCGCGGAGGCCCTGCTGAAATCGGACTACAGTCCGGCTGTCGATGTGTTCGATCGGCTGCCCACTCCGTACGGCCTGGTCCGGTACGGTGTGGCGCCCGACCATCCGAGGATCAAATCGGTGAGCACCGTTCTGCGGCGAGTGCTGGAAAATCCCGCCGTCCGGTTCTTCGGCAACGTGACGTTCGGCCTGGACATCGGCCTCGACGACCTGCTCGCCCACTACGAGGCCGTGATCTTCGCGACCGGCGCCCCCGGGCATCGCGAACTCGGAGTGCCCGGTGAGGACCTGCGTGGCAGCTGGCCGGCCGGCGAGTTCGTCTCTTGGTACAACGGCCATCCGGACGCGCTCAACGACTTTCCCCTGCATGCGAGGAAGGTCGCCGTACTCGGAGCGGGCAACGTCGCGCTGGACGTGACCAGACTGCTGGTGAAAGATCCCCGCGAGCTGGTCGATACCGACGTACCGGACCACGTCCTCGACGGATTGCGGTGCAGCAGCGTCGCCGACGTGTACCTGGTGGCCAGGCGCGGGCCCGCCCAGGCCAAGTTCACCACCGTCGAACTCAGGGAACTCGGCCTGTTGCGCGGGGTCGACGTTCTGGTGCGGTCCGAGGACTTGCGCTTGGACGAGCCGGACGAGCAACTACTCGAAGCCAGCAGGCAGACGCGAGCCAACGTCGACCTCCTGCGGGAGTGGGCGCGACGCCCCATGACCGACGCCACCCGGCGGATCCATCTGGTGTTCTGGCGGAGCGCGGCGGCGATCGAAGGTGACGGCGAGGTGCGCGAACTTCGCTTGTCCCGTACCCGGCCGGGTGAACACGGCCCTGGCGAGGTGCTTCCGGTCCAGAGTGTCCTCCGTGCCGTGGGCTATCGAGCCGACCCGTTGCCAGGGCTGCCTTTCGAATCACGAACCGGAACCCTGCCTCACCGCAAGGGACGGATTGTCGATGGCGGCGCACGGCCGGTCGCCGGGTGCTACGTGGCGGGTTGGCTCAAGCGCGGCCCGACCGGAGTGATCGGCACCAACAAGGCGGATGCGGCGGAGACGGCGCGCAGCGTTGTCGAGGACCTCGCGGAAGCAACCCGTTCCCGGTCGTCGGACCCGAACTCCGTGCCGCGACTGTTACGCCGCCGTGGCACGGAGTTCGTGACCTGGTCGGACTGGCTACGCCTCGACTGTTACGAGATCAACCGGGGTCAGGCACAGGGCCGGGACCGCAGCAAGGTGTCGGATCTCGATGCCATGCTGGCCATCAGCAGACGAGGTCTTTGAGTGGTACGGCGCAAGACCTTCAGTGCACCGCTCCGTCGAGCAGTTCAAGCTGGGACAGTTCGGCCGAGCACGGCATGAGGATCAGTTCGGTACAGCCCGCGTCGGCGTAGGCCGCCACGGCTTCGCGCACTCGCACCGGGTCCGTGAGCACGCCCTTGGTGATCCGGTCGGTCGCCCTCTCCCCGAGAAACGCGTAGTACTCGCCGACGTAACGCCGGGCCAGTTCTGTGCCTTGAGGGCCGAGTGCGAAGTAAGCCAGCGCCAGCAGCCGTGGCTGATCCAGCCGTCCTTCGGCGGCCCAGCCGCGCCGGGCGCGC is a genomic window containing:
- a CDS encoding AfsR/SARP family transcriptional regulator produces the protein MEVNLLGPLEVFREGVVITPSAPKLRRMFSLLALQANNLVRTNQIIDELWEDRPTASAATTLQTYIYQLRKLLQLSPAEGVRSSRPAGADGAALHTLANGYVLALPSNSLDSRLFEQLAKRSRGELESGTVETASKTLEEALRLWRGPALADVSTGPVLDAEIRRLEELRKGVLEQRIEVDLQLGKHNELLGELTMLGAQYPTHEGFQAKLMLALYRAGRQAEALHVYHRTRDALATELGLDPTDSLQRLQRAVLSADQSLSPPTPGPGTVVTRRSRPPRQLPPDGTVLIGRRAESTAALEALCTGRGRAATVVVIVGPPGVGKTALCNHVAHQVVDRYPDGQFYAKLLDDDGSPVEPGEVLAGFLRAAGVTDERIPASTDERSRMFRTWTTEHRVLLALDDAVSAEQLLPLLPSSAECGVLVTTRRRLFVAATSMTVELLPLTEPEGIQLLTGVLGSDRVAKNDRAARELVKLCDGLPLALHWAAGQLQVRQHWAIARSVHRLSAAIDDPSVDTDILGLRASVERSYSLARPGAQDAFRKLAKLDNPSVSVALAARMLEVEEQHAESLLEDLAELWLIDVTAFDERIGHTQYRFLPSLRAIGRRLSAREELCLMA
- a CDS encoding AfsR/SARP family transcriptional regulator; amino-acid sequence: MAVEINGQDVTPSAPKMRRILALLILRRSTPVNMGDLVLELWGNHPPPSARTTVHTYIHKLRCRLFPAHLSKHGFALHTKQQSYFLEMPPQCLDLHRFEYLVQRGESALERGEPRLAVESLREALGLWREPMMSAMETGPLLAAHVTGLEESRLRALELRIGADLQLGRHRELLSELKELVITHPRSEVFHGHLMLALHRCHRRDEALEVYQRFRREMVEEMGLEPSQLLQHAHQAVLAGEPLPDATPLKAQVTTATERPAQLPGDSADFIGRGGLVEDAVMWLTSAGLADVAPRVLSVHGMPGVGKTAFAVRVAQRVRSRFEGGQFYACLGTSGDGARDPADVLNGFLMAAGFPAERLPADREDKAALFRTWTSMKRVLVVLDDVGSAEQIRPLMPAGPRCAVVVTTRRGIHPATGSRLVCLDPLEPSESTGLLSAMIGTERIAGEREQVDRIVQLCGGLPLAVRAVGAQLRSVSGWPIGTVLHQLENGARRLDALSFHDLDVRGRIAGSYHVIPRPAQLALQKFATLGKTTLTQAEATSLLGYDRLESGRILLTLVDHGLLRISGEADSTVSYELHPLIRCYAEEIVADRTQRHPVIRRHRPRFCARRPRTIMRSRRRRPG